CCCAGCATCTCGCCCAGGTCCCAGTGGGCCAGGGGCTTGAAGTCAAAAGAGGGAACCTCTCCCCAGACTCTCTCGACCCTGTTGGCCGATTCATCAAGGCCCACGGGCACACTCCCGTGGGGGAGGTTAGGCAGAGTCATCAGGAGGTGGGAAAGCTGCTTTTCAACCTCTTTCAAGCGCTCATCGTTCTCTTTTATCCGCTCTCCCAGGGTACGGATCGCCTCCTGGCGCGGGGAAGCATCCAGCCCCTCTTTTCTCAGCTTGCCAATCTCGGCCGACTCGGTGTTTCGCCGGGCCTTCATTTCGTCGCTGGCCTGGATGAGGGAGCGCCGCTCCGCGTCGAGTGCCTCGAAGGGCCCGATATCGTTGCCCGGACCGCGAAGAGCGAGCTTTTCGGCCACGTGGTCGAGGTTTTCGCGAATGAATTTGGCGTCGAGCATAGTAAGTCCTTGTGCTGTGGGAAACTTATTACGTGCTATGTACTATGGGCTATGAGCTATGAAAGATCAAAATCGCTATTTGCTCTTGTCCTAGTACATAGTACCTAGCGCGGCATTGCCGGATCGGAATCTGCTCTATAACATCGGCAATGTTGGTTGTCAAACTCCGGAAGCCGTGCTAACTTCCCGCCATGAAAAGGTTTTTCCTTCCTGTCGGCATCTGCGCCATCATCCTTTTTTCCCCCGCCATTTCCCCCGCTCAAGGGGGTGCGCCCCTGCGTATCGCCCTCCTGGGAGATTTCCTGCCGGCAGGCAGCGCCCAGCCTGTTATCGACCGGTACGGTTACGCGAGGCTGTTCGACGGGGTCCGTGAGATACTGGCTACCACCGACGCCGTTGTCCTTAACCTGGAGACACCCCTGACGACCTCAGGCAATGCCGTGGAAGGGAAGACCTACACTTTCAGAGCCTCACCGGAAGCGGCGGCGGCCATGAAGGCAGAGGGTGTCCAGGCAGCGTGGCTTGCCAACAACCACATCCTGGATTTCGGGGTGGAAGCCCTCGCCGACACCATCTTTTATATGGAGGAAGCAGGGATATCCCATGCCGGAGCCGGCATGGATGTCGGGAGCGCCTACTCTCCGGCCCTCCTGAAGTTGAAAGACCGGATCGCCCTGCTTCTGGGGTACTCCAATACCTTTCCCGAGAGCTACTGGGCCCGGAAAGCGCGGCCCGGGACCGCTTTCGGTTCACCCAAAGCGGTAGCGAGGGGGGTGGCAGCTGCAGACCAGGCGGCCGACGGCCCCGTCATCGCCTCGTTCCACTGGGGCGCCGAGCTTATGACCGAGCCCAAAGATTACCAGGTGGAGCTGGCAAGGGTTGCCGTCGACAGCGGCGCCTCCCTGGTCGTGGGCCACCATCCCCACGTCCCCCAGCCCATCGACGTTTACCGGGGCGCTCCCGTCATGTACAGCCTTGGCAACTTCTCCTTCGGCTCCTTGAGCAAACGCTCCCGGGTGGGGATCCTGGCTGTCGCCCAGTTCACGGAAGGCGGCCGGTGCGAGCTGCTGGAGATCTACCCCCTGCTGGTGGACAACTACGAGGTGAACTTCACGCCCAGGCCCATCACGGGCCTCGATGGACAGAGGATCTTCGACCCCCTGGTGAAAGGGATCGGACGCGAGGTTGCATCGGCCGAATGGGACGGCCAAAAAGGCGTTATTATTCCGATGCAACCGACACGGGGACACCGAGACGCGGAGACGCGGGGAGAGAGCGGTGACAGAGTATCGGAGTAACACCTTCCGCCGGCAACGGACTGGTTTTGAAAAAAATCGGAGAGCATTTGCCCTCCAGTGTGTTCTTTCTTGGCTCTTATCTCTTAGTACTTAGCACTGACCTGTTAGCTGTCGGTAGACAGCTAATAGGTCTTGCACATCTCCAGATACCTCTTCAGCGCCGGCTTGGAGACGTAGACGATCTCCGGGGCAAGAGGCCCGCTGTCAGGGGAGTTTGCCACCATGAGGAAGGCCAGGGTGTCCTTGCCGTCCCACGTCCCCACCAGGGCGGGCAGGTAGAAGGAGTGGGACTGCTCGTCGAAGGACTGGATCCGGCCCTGGTCCACCTTGTGGCCGACTTTCGTCTCCTTGTCCAGTTCCCCGGCCATCTTCTCGAAGATCTCCTTGAAGTCGGCCTCGGCAGAAGGCGCGGCCCCGGTCTTTTTCACCATGAAAAGCCCGTAGTCCTTGGCGTCCACCTCGAAAGCCCCGAAGTAGAGGGTCACCGTTTTGCACATCTTCCAGTTTTCCGTTTTTACCGTGTACTTCTTCACGATGCCGGGCAGGAAACAGATACCGCTGTCGTCCCGCTTCAGTCCCCCCTTGAAGTAGCCTTCCAGGGCGTAGTTGCCGATGGACTCGATGTAGGGCGCGGCCTCCTGGGAGATCTCGGCCCCTTCAAAAATTTCCAGGACCGTGGATATGGAAGATCCGAAGGGGACATTCCCGCAGGTCGGTTCGGCTGGTTCGGCCTCGCAACGGGCGGCCAGAGCAAAGGTTAAGAATACGGCGGTGGTGATCAACAGGGATGTTCTTCTGGCCATCGGCAACCTCCGAATGGTTTGTCGTTAAACACTCAAAAAACTGGACAATGATTTTTAATCCGTGCGGTCATGTTAGCAGAATTGGGGGTCAGGTGCATCAATACAGTGCGGGGGGCGGATGGAAAAGCGCGGTTTGGGAGTATGGGAGTAAGGGAGCATGGGGGGAAAACCCGAAATCCCCCTTCGGCAAGTTCAGGACCGTGAGTCCCGCCATCAACGGGATCGAACCCCAACCGAAGGATGGCCGTCATTCCTGATACGGCTACCTCTTTCCGTCATTCCGGGCCGATCAATAGTCCCTTCCTTATTCTTCCTCCCCCTACCAATAGCCCCTTTCCTTATTCTCCCTCTCCCCCTCATGGAGGCTCCCTTCCTTATCCTTCCTCTCCCCATGGCTCGCCGAAGCATTATGCGAAGGCGGCTGCTGAGGGGGGAGGATCGAGGTGGGGGTGAAAGGAACCTACCCATGTGAAGCGATCTCTGGTCCTGTAAAAGCGGTGCTTAATTACCACGGCGGCACGAAGAAAAGCGGAGGAAAGCTTAATCCTTGGGAAGATCAAAATTTTAACGTAAAGTAAGGCATGGGAAAAACATCCCCTCACCCGACCTCTCCCTTGGGAGAGGGATTTCTATGAAATCAGCTGTTTGATCTTGCTGCCCGGGATCAAGGTTCACTTTATCCCGGGCAGCAAGGATCCAAAGCAGCATCGGTGAGGAGAGCTGTTCTATAGTTTTCTGCTTTTCTCCGAGTCCTCCGTGTCTCTAGTGAGTCACATCCCTAACGTGGCGAACGGGTGGTGAAAACGCATTGAATCCCCTAAAATTGATGGACTCGCAAAAAGTCCATCAACGCGCCCCGCGCGGGGCGCTCAAATCAATGACCCACACCCTAGGTCATTGATTTGTGAGGAAAGGGAAAACGACGCTTTTCCCTTTCCGTGGAGCGAAAAGTCCCGGATTGGACTTTTTGCGACCCTATCAAAATTGTTATCCGATTTTTAACTTTGCGAAACTTCGCATACTTAGCGGTAAATTATTATTTGGAATATGGAATTAGCAAACGCTCTATGACCCATTTCGTTCCCAATAAATTCATATCCAACCTCGCCGCCATCTGCCGGGAGAATTTGCTCGCCGAGAAATGGCTCCTCGCCCCTAACCGGCGCGTGGGCAACCAGTGGGCCGAGCAGGTGGCCCGCTCCGGGCAGCCCGCCGTCAACCTGCGTGTGACGACTGTCAGGAGCCTCGTCCTTGAACTGTCCGGTTCCGCCCCGGGAAAGCTGATCTCCCACCGGGGTGCCGAGATCCTCGTCTCCCGGGTCCTCAACGCCCTTCGTGACCAGGCGCCGCGCTACTTCACAACGCTGGAACCGTTCCCCTCACTGGTGAGTGCGTTGACAAGGTCCATCGAAGATCTCCGGACAGCGGGAATTTCTGCAGAAGAACTCCGAGACACGGGGACGTCACGCCGCTGGCGTGACAGGCTTCGACACGGAGACGCGGGGACCCCTCGACCAGGCTCGGGGCAGGGAGGTAAAAGCGCCAAGATGGCGGAGCTGGCCGACCTGCTCACCGGTTATGAAAACGGCCTCGCGGAAATGGGCCGGGTCGATTACGGCGGTCTCCTGTCCGCCGTGACGGATGACTTTCGTTCAGGCACGGGCCGATGGCCGGAAGGGAGGATGCTCCTGACCCCCGACGACCTCGAACTGCGCGGGCTGGAGAACACTCTCATGGACCTGCTGCCTGCCGTGATCGTCCAGGGACTGAAACCCGGAGAGCCTTCCCCTTCCGGGGACCGGGAGCTCACCGACCTCGCGCGCCTTGCCTGGATGGACACCCCCCTGCAGGCCCCTCCTAAGGCTTCATCTCCGCAGGACGACGGGACCCTGGAGATCCTGGGCGCGTCGGGGGAGATCAACGAGGCGCGCCTTGCCCTGAGAAAGTGTCTTTCCCGCACTTGGCCCCTGGACCAGGTGGAGATCCTTTACACGGACGGCTCGACCTACCTCCCTCTGCTCTTCGAACTGTTCGCACGGCACTTCCCCTTCGAGACCGGCGACCTGGACAACCTGCCCGCCACCTTCTCCGAGGGGATCCCCTCCGTCTACTCGCGCCCCGGCAAAGCCCTCGGCGCCTGGGCCCGGTGGGCCATGGACGGGTACCCGGTCCAGGGCCTGGCCGGCATGGTGCGGGAGGGCCTTTTAAGGTTCAACGGTGAAAGCAGCCAGGCAGAAAGGGCGGCCGCGGCGGACCTGCTTTGCGGAACCGGGGCCGGCCCCGGACCGGGGGCGGCCCTAGCGGCCGTAGAGGCGGCCATGGAGGCGCTGAAAGGACGGTCCGGCAATCGCTACGACGAGGACGGCGACGCACTGCCGGACCGTGGGAAGGACCTCGCCGTTCTCGATTCGCTCCAAAACCTCCTTACAACCCTTCAAGGGTGCACCCCCCTCCCGGGCCACTCCCTGTCCGAGGTACTCGAAGGGGCTGCCTGTTTCCTGGAAACGACCGTCCGCACGGCGGGCCAGTTCGACGAGTACGCCGCCAAGGCTCTCGCCCGGGATATCGACGAGACGTTGAAGAACATAGGGGAGTTGAGTCACTTCCCTGAAGGAGACCCCCTTGCGTGGATCGTCAGTTTTATCCAGGAGGTGAGGGTTGCCGGAAGCGGGCCCCGTCCGGGACGGCTGCACGTGGCACCCCTGGCCCTCGGGGGACACTCGGGACGGCCCCACACCGTCGTGCTGGGTCTCGACGACGGGCGCTTCCCCGGCTCCGACCGCCAGGAGCCGGTGCTGTTAGACAGCGAGCGGGAGGCCCTTTCCCCCCTGCTGCGCGTTTCCGGAGAGGAGCTCAAAGCGAGGGAGATCTCCCTTATCGCCCTGGCCGGAAGGGTGAGAGGCACCCTGACCCTCGCATGCTGCCTCCGGGACCTGGTGGAGGACCGCGACACCTTCCCAAGCCCCTCCCTGGTCAAGGCCTACCGCATCCTTTCCGACCCGCGGGCCGACCAGGAGGCCCTGCTGAACCACCTGTCCCCCCCGGCCGGTTTCATCGACCCGGCCGGCGGCATCAGCCTTGATTCGGCACAGTGGTGGACCGAAAGGTTCACTCGTCCCGGACGCGTGATCGGGGGGAGCGCGGCTCTCGGCCGGCGTTTCCCGAACCTGGGAAGGGGGATGGCCGCGTCGGAGGAAAAGCGGCGGCCGGTGGTGACCCCCTTCGACGGCCTGACAGGCCCCCTGCCCCCCGAGCTGGACATCCTCTCGGAGCTCGGCCCTGCCGCGTCGTCAAACCGCCTGCAGACCCTCGGGGCCTGCCCCCTGCGCTACTTTTTCAAGTATATCCTCGACATAAAAGGAGTTGACGAGGAGGCTCCCGAGCCCGGGAAGTGGCTGACCCCCTCCGACAGGGGAAGCATCCTCCACGAACTGTTTCAGCTCTACATGGACGGCCTCATCCGGGCAGGGAAGGCCCCCGACTACGACAGGGACAGCGCCGGGCTGGAAAAGCTGCTGGACGGCCTTTTAGACCGGCACGGAAGGGAGGCGCCGCCGCCCACCTCCCACGCCAGGGACCACGAACGGGAGCAGATGATGGAGTCGGCCCGCATCTTCCTGCGGGAGGAGGAGTCCTTTACCCGTGATCACGAGCCCCTTTACGCCGAAGCGTCGTTGGGACTGCCCTCCACGGACCTGCCCACGGGCCTCGACCGGGCCGAACCGGTGTCTTTGGAACTGGCCCCGGGGCGGCGCGTCCGGGCCAGGGGGCGCATCGACCGTATCGACCGCAGGAAGAGCGACGGCGCCTTCGTGATCACCGACTACAAGTCGGGCAGCAACTGGCTCTACACCCGGAAGGACCCGTTTAACCAGGGGCGGGTGGTCCAGCACCTGTTCTACGTCCGGATGGCCGAAAGCTGCCTGGCCCGGAGCGCCGGCCATAACGCCCGGGTGGTGGCCTTCCGGTACCTGTTCCCCACCGCCCAGGCCCAGGGAGAAGCCGTACTCCTGGCGAGGGAGACACTGGAAGATGGCAGGGAAGTGCTGGCCCACCTCTGCGACCTGGCCGGCTCGGGCTGTTTTGTGGCCACCGACGACGCCGGTGACTGCAAATGGTGCGATTATGCCCTCGTCTGCGGGGACACCGCCTCCCAGGCCCTGCGCGTTGCCGCGAAGCTCGCGGGAGACGACCCGGCCTTAAACCCCATGAGAAAGCTGCGCGGATATGAGTGATCCCGAGATCCGCCAGCTGCCCGACGCCGCCGAGCGCCGCAAGATCGAGGAGAACCTCGACACCAACTATCTCGTGGAGGCGGCGGCGGGGACCGGCAAGACAACGAGCATGATCAGGCGCATGGTGGCTCTCATCGCGTCCGGCAAGGCCCGCGCCCACCACATCGCCGCCGTGACCTTCACCCGCAAGGCCGCGTCGGAGCTCAAGGTGCGCTTCGTTCTGCAGCTGGAAGATGCCTGGGGAAAAGCCCTTGCCGACGGTGACGACGCAAAGGCCGCCCTTTTCGCCGACGCCCTGGAAAACTCCGGCAGGTGCTTCGTCGGCACCATCCACTCCTTTTGCGCCAGGCTTTTGAGGGAACGTCCCGTGGAAGCCGGCGTCGACCCGGCCTTTACCGAGATGGACGAGGCCGAGGACGGGCGGCTGCGCCGCGTGTCCTGGGATGAGCAGATGAGAGGCCTTACCGACGAGGCCGCGCGTGACCGCATCGTAAAGGCCGGGCTCTCGCCCGGGGAGCTGTTCGGGCTTTTCGAGACAGTGGTGGGGCACCCCGACGTCGACCGGTGGCCCGCCCCCGAACCCGTTCCTCCCGACATGTCCGGCGCCCTTGAAGCGTTCCGCAGGTACCTGGCCCACATCGATGGCCTGCTGCCACAGCTGCCCGACGAATTCGGTTCCGACACGCTCATACCGAGAATGCGCAGGGTACGGCGCATGGCACGCAACGCCCGGGACCTTTCCGATCCCCTGGCCCTGTTTAAGCTCCTGGAAACCTTCGGCCTTAAAGTCGTCGCCCGGAACAAGTTCTACCCCGGGGGAAAGGAGCAGGCCCGGGGCGAGGCCGAACTGTGGGTCCGGTTCAACGAAACCGTGGCCATTCCCGCCGTCAGGATGTTCAGGGAGTACCGCTACGCCGTCGCCATCCAGGCCGTTTATCCGGCGGTGGACCGCTACCGGCACACCCGAACCCTCCAGGGGTCCCTCAACTACGAGGACCTCCTGCTCAAGGCCGCCGCACTGCTCAGGGAAAACCCGGGAGTCAGGCGCTTTTTCCAGGACAGGTACCGGCGCCTCCTCGTCGACGAGTTCCAGGACACCGACCCGGTCCAGGCCGAGGTCATGATGTTCCTCACCTCCACCGACACCGGGGAAAGGGACTGGAAAAACTGCCCGCCGCGGCCAGGTTCCCTCTTCGTGGTGGGCGACCCGAAACAGTCCATCTACCGTTTCCGGCGCGCCGACATCATGATCTACAACGAGGTGCGCGACATCATCACCGGGCCCGACGCCATCACGGGAGCCGGCGGCGGGAAACTCGAACTGGGCTCGAACTTCCGGTCCCGCCCCGAGATCCTCCAATGGGTCAACCAGGTATTCGAACCGTGCTTCCCCCCCGAAGAGACCGACGTGGCCCCGCGCTACGTCAGGCTCGAATCCGGCCGCCCGGACTCCGGCGAGGTCCCGGCGGACCTTTCCGGCATCCGTACTGTCTCCATACCGGGCTGGTGCAAAAACAAGCAGATGGTCATGGAATACGAGCCGGAGAGGATCGCCCGCACCATCCGCGGCCTGGTGGATTCCGGGGCCACGGTGACCGGGAAGGATGGGGCACCGCGCCCCTGCGCCTTCGGCGACTTCATGGTGGTGACCATGAAGAGGGCGCACCTGTCTCCCTTTTCCAGCGCCCTTGACCGGTGGTCGATCCCCCACCAGGTGTCGGGCGGCGCCGCCTTAAGCGAGGTCCCCCAGCTTTACGACCTGTACGTGGCAGTAAGGAGCGCCGCGAGGCCCCACGACCCCGTAGCTCTTGTGGCGGTGTTAAAAAGCTCGATGTTCGGCTTTTCAGACACCGACCTCATGGCCTACCGCCTCGCCGGAGGGGAGTTCCGCTGGGACAGGCCGATACCCGACGGGCTCGAAACGAAGCTGGCGGAAAGGTTTGTTGATGTCACACAGCGCCTGTCCCTCTACGCCCGGTGGCTGGCCACCTTGCCCGTCGTGCCCGCCATGGAGCGCATGGTTGAGGACCTGGGCCTGGCGGCCATGGCAGCTAACCAGGCCGACGGGGACCTGAGGGTCGGGAGCCTGTACAAGGCACTGGAAGTTCTCAGGGGCGCCGCCGCCCAAAGGCCCCTTTTGGATCACGTCCTGGAAACGTTCCGGCTGCTCATCTCCGGCGAGGAGGCTCACGACGGCGTGGCGGCCCGGCCCGAGCCCGCCTCCCTGGTCCGGGTCATGAACCTGCACAAGGTGAAAGGGCTCGAAGCGCCGGTGGTCTTCCTGGCCACGCCTGTGGGGCAATGGAGCACCTCCCCGTCTCTCCATATTGTACGGGACGGCGACGAGGTCACCGGTTACGCCGAGGTGGCGGGAGCCGCCGGAGGCTGGGGACGGCCGCCCGCAGTCGCCCTCCCGCCGGACTGGGACGACACCTGGGGCCCCCGGGAAGAGGCGTTCCTCATTGCCGAGCTTACCCGCCTCCTGTACGTGGCGGCCACCCGGGCGGGGAGCATGCTGGTGGTTTCCCGGCTGGAGGGCAAGGCGGGCACCCACCCGTGGGCCTTTTTCAGCGACCACCTGGAAGATGCCCCTGAGCTGCCCGACCCGGAGGATGCCCAGCCTCCGGACCCGCCTGAAGAGGCGCTCGGACCCGACGGGGATGGAGACCCGTCAGCTTACTCAAAGAAATGGGAGAGCCTTTCAAGGCCCGGTTACGAAAAGAGTTTACCGTCGCGCCGCGCCGCCCCGGGCAAGGACCCCCAGCCCCCCACAGGCGAGCACGGCACCGGGTGGGGCACCGTGATCCACAAGCTGCTGGAGGTGGCCATGGGTGCTGCCCCGGATACACCTATAGACGACCCGGAGCTCGAAGCGCTGGCGGCGGCGTTCCTGGTGGAGGAGGACCTGCCCAGGGACCACGCGGCCGAAGCGGTCACCACCGTGCGCTCCGTCACTTCATCGGCTATCTGGGCAAGGGCCCTGGAAGCAGAGCAGCGCCTCACCGAGGTTCCCTACAACTACCTGAAGTCGACCGACCCCATGCCGGTGCTGGAGTCCGGCGTCATGGACCTGGTGTTTAAGGAAGACGACGGCTGGGTCATCGTGGATTACAAGACAGGGAGTAGTGACAAGGATTACAGTGAACAGCTGGGGGCTTACAGGGAGGCGTGGGAATCCTTCGATATCGGTAGAGTTAAAGAGGTGGGGGTGCTGTGGGTGGATGGGGGGGAGTATGAAGTGCTGACGTAGAGCGTGCGTGCGTACGTGCGTGGAGCGTACTGCGTACTGACTGGCGTGCTCTAGGTTCCCACCCGTGCGTGCGCACGTGCGTAGAGCGTGGGGAGCCGTACAATCCA
The bacterium DNA segment above includes these coding regions:
- a CDS encoding CapA family protein, with amino-acid sequence MKRFFLPVGICAIILFSPAISPAQGGAPLRIALLGDFLPAGSAQPVIDRYGYARLFDGVREILATTDAVVLNLETPLTTSGNAVEGKTYTFRASPEAAAAMKAEGVQAAWLANNHILDFGVEALADTIFYMEEAGISHAGAGMDVGSAYSPALLKLKDRIALLLGYSNTFPESYWARKARPGTAFGSPKAVARGVAAADQAADGPVIASFHWGAELMTEPKDYQVELARVAVDSGASLVVGHHPHVPQPIDVYRGAPVMYSLGNFSFGSLSKRSRVGILAVAQFTEGGRCELLEIYPLLVDNYEVNFTPRPITGLDGQRIFDPLVKGIGREVASAEWDGQKGVIIPMQPTRGHRDAETRGESGDRVSE
- a CDS encoding PD-(D/E)XK nuclease family protein, whose protein sequence is MTHFVPNKFISNLAAICRENLLAEKWLLAPNRRVGNQWAEQVARSGQPAVNLRVTTVRSLVLELSGSAPGKLISHRGAEILVSRVLNALRDQAPRYFTTLEPFPSLVSALTRSIEDLRTAGISAEELRDTGTSRRWRDRLRHGDAGTPRPGSGQGGKSAKMAELADLLTGYENGLAEMGRVDYGGLLSAVTDDFRSGTGRWPEGRMLLTPDDLELRGLENTLMDLLPAVIVQGLKPGEPSPSGDRELTDLARLAWMDTPLQAPPKASSPQDDGTLEILGASGEINEARLALRKCLSRTWPLDQVEILYTDGSTYLPLLFELFARHFPFETGDLDNLPATFSEGIPSVYSRPGKALGAWARWAMDGYPVQGLAGMVREGLLRFNGESSQAERAAAADLLCGTGAGPGPGAALAAVEAAMEALKGRSGNRYDEDGDALPDRGKDLAVLDSLQNLLTTLQGCTPLPGHSLSEVLEGAACFLETTVRTAGQFDEYAAKALARDIDETLKNIGELSHFPEGDPLAWIVSFIQEVRVAGSGPRPGRLHVAPLALGGHSGRPHTVVLGLDDGRFPGSDRQEPVLLDSEREALSPLLRVSGEELKAREISLIALAGRVRGTLTLACCLRDLVEDRDTFPSPSLVKAYRILSDPRADQEALLNHLSPPAGFIDPAGGISLDSAQWWTERFTRPGRVIGGSAALGRRFPNLGRGMAASEEKRRPVVTPFDGLTGPLPPELDILSELGPAASSNRLQTLGACPLRYFFKYILDIKGVDEEAPEPGKWLTPSDRGSILHELFQLYMDGLIRAGKAPDYDRDSAGLEKLLDGLLDRHGREAPPPTSHARDHEREQMMESARIFLREEESFTRDHEPLYAEASLGLPSTDLPTGLDRAEPVSLELAPGRRVRARGRIDRIDRRKSDGAFVITDYKSGSNWLYTRKDPFNQGRVVQHLFYVRMAESCLARSAGHNARVVAFRYLFPTAQAQGEAVLLARETLEDGREVLAHLCDLAGSGCFVATDDAGDCKWCDYALVCGDTASQALRVAAKLAGDDPALNPMRKLRGYE
- a CDS encoding UvrD-helicase domain-containing protein, whose amino-acid sequence is MSDPEIRQLPDAAERRKIEENLDTNYLVEAAAGTGKTTSMIRRMVALIASGKARAHHIAAVTFTRKAASELKVRFVLQLEDAWGKALADGDDAKAALFADALENSGRCFVGTIHSFCARLLRERPVEAGVDPAFTEMDEAEDGRLRRVSWDEQMRGLTDEAARDRIVKAGLSPGELFGLFETVVGHPDVDRWPAPEPVPPDMSGALEAFRRYLAHIDGLLPQLPDEFGSDTLIPRMRRVRRMARNARDLSDPLALFKLLETFGLKVVARNKFYPGGKEQARGEAELWVRFNETVAIPAVRMFREYRYAVAIQAVYPAVDRYRHTRTLQGSLNYEDLLLKAAALLRENPGVRRFFQDRYRRLLVDEFQDTDPVQAEVMMFLTSTDTGERDWKNCPPRPGSLFVVGDPKQSIYRFRRADIMIYNEVRDIITGPDAITGAGGGKLELGSNFRSRPEILQWVNQVFEPCFPPEETDVAPRYVRLESGRPDSGEVPADLSGIRTVSIPGWCKNKQMVMEYEPERIARTIRGLVDSGATVTGKDGAPRPCAFGDFMVVTMKRAHLSPFSSALDRWSIPHQVSGGAALSEVPQLYDLYVAVRSAARPHDPVALVAVLKSSMFGFSDTDLMAYRLAGGEFRWDRPIPDGLETKLAERFVDVTQRLSLYARWLATLPVVPAMERMVEDLGLAAMAANQADGDLRVGSLYKALEVLRGAAAQRPLLDHVLETFRLLISGEEAHDGVAARPEPASLVRVMNLHKVKGLEAPVVFLATPVGQWSTSPSLHIVRDGDEVTGYAEVAGAAGGWGRPPAVALPPDWDDTWGPREEAFLIAELTRLLYVAATRAGSMLVVSRLEGKAGTHPWAFFSDHLEDAPELPDPEDAQPPDPPEEALGPDGDGDPSAYSKKWESLSRPGYEKSLPSRRAAPGKDPQPPTGEHGTGWGTVIHKLLEVAMGAAPDTPIDDPELEALAAAFLVEEDLPRDHAAEAVTTVRSVTSSAIWARALEAEQRLTEVPYNYLKSTDPMPVLESGVMDLVFKEDDGWVIVDYKTGSSDKDYSEQLGAYREAWESFDIGRVKEVGVLWVDGGEYEVLT